The DNA window GCTCGTGGGGCGCTGGTTGGATTTGTACCTGATGGTGGCTCCGGCGCATCAGCCGGAGGGCTTGAGTGTTGGCGTGTACGAGCTGGCGGGCTTCCTGGGCCTGGGCGCGCTGTTCACGCTGGCGGTGACCCGGGCCGTGCGCACCACGCCGCTGCTTCCGGTGGGGGACCCGTACCTGGTGGAGAGCCTGCATCACCACACCTGAGCCGTTGAGGACTTGAACGAAATAAGCCCGGGGTCACGGACCCTCTCGGACCCAGGCCCCATGGAGCCTTGGTGCGAGGTGACCCCGGCGGCGATGCCACCCGCAGTTCCTCCTCGGGCGGGTGGCATCGTTCTTTTTGTGCTCCAATCCGGCGCCATGGCTTCTTCCGAGACGCTCCGCGTCGCCTTGCTGGGCTATGGCTTCGCGGGCAAGTCCTTCCACGCTCCACTGCTGCGCACGGTGGAAGGACTGTCGTTGAGGGTCGTGGCGTCCAGCCGGCCCGAGGCCGTCCACACGGACCTGCCCGAGGTCACCGTGCTGTCGTCCGCGCGCGAGGCGGCCACACACCCCGACGTGGACCTCGTTGTCGTGGCGACGCCGAATGAGACGCACGCCTCGCTCGCGGAGGCGGCGCTCCGGGCTGGCAAGCACGTGGTCGTCGACAAGCCCTTCACCGTCACGCTGGCGCAGGCGCGCGGACTGGCGGCGCTCGCGAAAGAGCAGGGGCGGGTGCTCTCCGTGTTCCAGAACCGGCGCTGGGACAGCGACTTCCTCGCGCTCAAGGCCCTGCTCGCGCGCGGCGCCCTGGGGCGCGTCACGCATGTCGAGTCGCGGTTCGACCGCTTCCGTCCGGAGGTCCGCTCGCGTTGGCGCGAGCAGCCCGTTCCTGGCGCGGGAATCTGGTTCGACCTGGGGCCGCACCTCGTGGACCAGGCGCTGCAACTGTTCGGCGTGCCCGACACGGTGGTGGCGTTGCTGTCGGCGAGCCGCGATGGCTCGGCCATCGAGGACTGGAGCCAGGTGACGCTGGTGTATCCGCGCCGGTACGTCGTGCTCCAGGCGTCCATGCTCGTCGCGGGAGGGCTGCCGCGCTTCGCTGTCCACGGGACGCGAGGCTCCTGGCTGAAGCACGGAATGGATGCGCAGGAGCGCAGGCTCGTCGCCGGAGAGCTTCCAGGCGCGGAGGACTGGGGGACGGACCCGTCTCCGGGGCGGCTGTTCACGGGGGCCGCTGGAGACTCCCTGGTGACGGAAGCGCCGCGCGGCGACTACCGCCTGTACTACGCGGGAGTTCGGGATGCCGTGCGGGGGCTCGCACGCAACCCGGTGACTCCCGCGCAGGCGGTGGCGGTGTCTTCGGTGCTGGAGGCCGCGCTCCAGTCCGCGCGTCGAGGGTGTGCCCGTGAACCGGACCTCACCCCCGAGGAGCGCCGTGCCTTTCAGGCGGACACGGACGTTGCGGAGGCCGGCTCACGGGCTCCGTGAAGAGGGGACCGTCAGAACTGTCCCGTCAGGCCCAGCGCGCTTCCCTTCGTGTCCACGGAGACCGCCGGCAGGATGCTCACCGTCGTGTCCGTGGACCGCGACGGCAGGTTCGACGCGTGTGACAGCTCGTAGCCGATGAGCGAGCCGAGCATGGAGAAGGCTGGCACGAGCAGGAACATGGTGTCTTCGACCTTCTCCTGCGGGCGCAGGTGCGCGGTCAGCACCGCCATGCCGCCTCCCGCGAGGGCTCCCAGCAAGACTCCCTCCGGGGCGCCTTTCCCCTTCGCCATCTTTCCGCCCAGCATGACGCCGAAGGGGGCTCCAACGGCGGCGCCCAGCAGGAACCCTCGTTCCCAGTCCGCGTACTTCTGGGTGCTGGAGGGGGAGTCATCGTCATCGGGCTGGGACGCACCGATGAGCAGTCCGGCGAAGCCCGTGCCCATCGCGGCCGCCCACATCATTCCGGCCTCGGCCGCGACGCGCCCCACCTTCCTCCCGCCACTCTCGCCGCGAGGTGCATCCAGGCGCGGAAGGGGCTCGAGCGGGGGTGGTGCTTCCACCGCGAGACCCACGCCAGGAAGCATGAGGACACATCCGAGTGCCACGAACCGATTCCATGTCGACAGGCGCTTGATGGCTTTCATGTCCCCACCCTTTTGCAAAGGAGTTGCCGGGAGTTCTTCCCCTGGGGCCTGCCGGGGAAGGGGCTCCCAACGTGAAGTCGCGTGCTCAAGCGTCACGTGGATGTGCACGCCGTTGCACGATACGTGTGAACCGGATGGCTTCCGAGCGACACCCGGAGGCAGGTGGCCCCCCCAGCCCGGGCATCGCCTGATAGGTTGCGCCCACGATTTCACCGCTCGCCAGGCGAGCCGAGAGGCCACTCCCCTTGAGTCAGAAGAAACCCGGACGCAACGACCCGTGCCCCTGCGGCAGCGGCAAGAAGTACAAGGTGTGCCACGCCGCCCAGGACCGCGCGAGCGCGCCGCCTCCGAGTGTCCCCGTTCACCGTCCCCAAGAGGCGTCCTTCCTGGCGACGAAGGGGCGACAGCGGCAGGCGGATGGGAGCTATCCGATGTTCGCGTTGGAGCGGTTCGGTCAGCTCCTCGCGGAGTGGGGACCGGAGCCGAGGCTGCGCTTCAAGTCGGACGCTTTCGACGGTTTCGTGAACACGCACCTGGCGCGCCTCACGGAGGAGGAGGCCACGGACGCGGCCAGCATGTATCAGGCGTTGTTCACGGGGTGGATGCGGGAGCTGGGCGCGGAGCAGGCGGGCATCTTCCTGACGGGCCTCGCGCTGGAGACGCTCAACCGGTCCACGAAGCCTGGACAGTCGCGCGAGGACCAGGGCGTCCTGGGTGCGGTCTCCCGATTGTCGCTCAAGGCGAACCGGCCGAAGGGCCTCCGGTTGGAGGACCACCCCATCATCAAGGTGGTGTTCGACGTGCAGTTCCGCGAGTGGCGGGCGCGGCACAAGGAGTGGCTGGAGAAGCACGAGGCGTTGCTCGATGAGTCCTCGTTGACGGAGCAGGCGCGCGAGGCGCTCAAGCAGGCGCGCGAGGGGAACGTGGATGCGCTCCTGAACTTCGTGAAGGAGGACCCGGAGCTCGCCGAGCGCATCGCGCGTGAGGCCAAGGAGCGCGCGGGCCGCGTCGAGGCGAAGCTGCGCGAGGCGTCCACCCCGCCGGTGTTCGCGCCGGAGGAGGAGCTCTGGCTCACGTGTGTCCTCTGGGAGCCGATGCAGGCGCTCAAGGGCCTGCCGCCAGGCTCCGAGCCCACGGTGCGCAGGGAAGCGGTGACGGCGCTGCTGCGCGGCGTGAAGGGCGCGCTCGATGAGGACTTCCTCGCGGGGATGTTGGGGCGCATGCGTGAGAAGGCCCAGGATGCCTCGCTCGATGAGGCCCTGCGCGCCTGGTACACGGACGCGTCCATTGCGTTCGAGGCCGAGCCCGCGCGCATGGCGCTGGCCGCGTTGCTGACGGCGCGGCAGGAGGCGGTGGGGCGTTCGGCGGAGGAGATGGTGGCGCTCGCGGACTTGAAGGCGCTGACCACGTGGACGCCGGAGGGCTTCGAGCCCTACCGGATGCTGCTGCTCCAGATGGGACTGCCCGCCTCGGCCGAGCGCATCGCCCGGTGCCAGGAGTGGCTGCGCACCCATCCGGTCGCGCTGCGCGCGGCAGCGGAGTGACCAGGGCCGGGCGTTAGCGGAAGGGGCTGCCCGAGCGCTCCTTCCGCAAGCCGCATCGGCGTGAGAGGCGTTGTGTCGGCCGGGCGCATGGCCCGGCGTCAGCGGCGAGGCTCCTCCAGGCGGTGGTGCTACTTTCCTCGCCGGAGTGTGGTGGTGCCCGTCACTTCGACGCGCCGCCCTTGTCCCCGGTCGCTGACTCGGAGGTGTCCGCCGAGAGCACGGCGACCCTCCGGGCGGCCTTGAGCAGCTCATCGGACAGCGGCGTGCCCGCGGTCGCCTTGGCCAGCGTCAACGTCCCGATGCACAGCGCATAGGTCGCCAGCGCACGCTCCCTCGCGCTGGCCCGCTCGTCCGAGGGGAGATGGGCGGCGAAGTTCTCCGCCGTCAGGTCCAGCTCGTGCGCCAGCGCCTGCTTCAGCTCCGGCTCGCCGCGCACCACGTCGGACAGCACGGCGGGCAGGGGACACGTGGGCACCTCCGCGTCCCGGTGCGTGCGCGAGAGATACCGCCGCACCAGATGGCTCAGCCACTCCTCGCCGCGCAGGTCCTCGAGCCCCTGCGGCCAGTCCACCCGCTGGCGGCTCATGATGCGCTGGAGCGATTCGATGAGCAGCGCCTGCTTCGAGCTGAAGTGCGCATAGAAGCCGCCCACCGTGAGGCCCGCGGCGCGCATCACCGTCTCGACGCTGGCCCCCAGGAAGCCCTTCTGGCGGAACAGCCCTCCGGCCGCCTCCAGGATTCGCTCATGGGTCGTCTGCTTCTGCTCCGGGGGATGCGGCACCTGGGTC is part of the Myxococcus landrumus genome and encodes:
- a CDS encoding oxidoreductase, producing MASSETLRVALLGYGFAGKSFHAPLLRTVEGLSLRVVASSRPEAVHTDLPEVTVLSSAREAATHPDVDLVVVATPNETHASLAEAALRAGKHVVVDKPFTVTLAQARGLAALAKEQGRVLSVFQNRRWDSDFLALKALLARGALGRVTHVESRFDRFRPEVRSRWREQPVPGAGIWFDLGPHLVDQALQLFGVPDTVVALLSASRDGSAIEDWSQVTLVYPRRYVVLQASMLVAGGLPRFAVHGTRGSWLKHGMDAQERRLVAGELPGAEDWGTDPSPGRLFTGAAGDSLVTEAPRGDYRLYYAGVRDAVRGLARNPVTPAQAVAVSSVLEAALQSARRGCAREPDLTPEERRAFQADTDVAEAGSRAP
- a CDS encoding YecA family protein, with the translated sequence MSQKKPGRNDPCPCGSGKKYKVCHAAQDRASAPPPSVPVHRPQEASFLATKGRQRQADGSYPMFALERFGQLLAEWGPEPRLRFKSDAFDGFVNTHLARLTEEEATDAASMYQALFTGWMRELGAEQAGIFLTGLALETLNRSTKPGQSREDQGVLGAVSRLSLKANRPKGLRLEDHPIIKVVFDVQFREWRARHKEWLEKHEALLDESSLTEQAREALKQAREGNVDALLNFVKEDPELAERIAREAKERAGRVEAKLREASTPPVFAPEEELWLTCVLWEPMQALKGLPPGSEPTVRREAVTALLRGVKGALDEDFLAGMLGRMREKAQDASLDEALRAWYTDASIAFEAEPARMALAALLTARQEAVGRSAEEMVALADLKALTTWTPEGFEPYRMLLLQMGLPASAERIARCQEWLRTHPVALRAAAE
- a CDS encoding TetR/AcrR family transcriptional regulator, encoding MESGNRRDDVYHCVTRGETQVPHPPEQKQTTHERILEAAGGLFRQKGFLGASVETVMRAAGLTVGGFYAHFSSKQALLIESLQRIMSRQRVDWPQGLEDLRGEEWLSHLVRRYLSRTHRDAEVPTCPLPAVLSDVVRGEPELKQALAHELDLTAENFAAHLPSDERASARERALATYALCIGTLTLAKATAGTPLSDELLKAARRVAVLSADTSESATGDKGGASK